GCTTGCAACTGTGCTGCTAATTGTCCCCGTTGTTCACGTAATGAATCATAACCGGATAACTTTTGGGATATTTCCCGATATTCTTGTCTGAGTACCTGAATTTCTCGATCTGAAACTGCGATTTGTTCTCGGACTACCCAAAATTGTCCTTGGGTATCCTGATATTCTAATTGCGTTTTTTCGACAACTTTACCCCAATGATGTTCGTCTAAAGGCCGTTCACATAAGGGACAATTAGCATCGGGATTTTGTAACATCTGCAATTTTTGTTCTAGTTCTCCTAACAACCTTTCATAATCTCCTTGGTGCGCTTGCAAACGTTCCAGAAAATGTCGTCTTTCCTGTCCTTTGTCCTTTACCCTTTGTAGATAAACTCGCTTTTTTTCTAATTCTTCAATTTGTGTTCCTATCTCTATTAATGCTTGTTGTAATTGGGGTTGACGATGATGTTGATTTTGCAGTTGCTTTTGGGTGGCTTGCATTTGCTCTAATCGCGCTACTAAACTAGCATGAGTGCGATCTAATTGAGTTTGCAAACTTGCCCTTTGTTGTAATAATGGCGTTACCTGCATTTGCAATTGATCTAAATTAGCTAAATGCTGCCGGGCGTTATTTAATTGTGATAAAGCTGTTTCTATATCTCCAGATTTACTCAGAGTTTGGGCAATTTCTTGTTCTTGCTGTTCTAAAGCTGCTAATTGAGCTTCAGCTTGTTGTAATTGCCGCTCTAAATCTTGAGTTTGTTTATATAGCTGTTGTTGTTTTTGTTGTTTTAAATTGGTAGCGCGGGTATGTTGTTCAAATTTCGCGGCAAAAATTTCTTCTTGGGATTGTAGATTTTGATATTGAGTATAACCAGTTTGAATATCAGCTTGTTGATTGATAATCTTATCTAAATCTGTTAATTGGGATTTGACAGCTAATTGTTCTTGTTGCAAGCGATCGCTATCTTGGCTAAGATGATCATATCGTTGGCGAACAAAATTTAATTGTTGTTCCCAATTTTGCCGTTGATTTTGGATAACTTGCAAACTTTGCAATTGAATATTTTCAAAAGCTTGTACTTGTTGTAAACTGTTCAGTTGCGCTTCTAACTCGGCTTGTTGGCTTTCTGTTGTTTCCCGTTCTTTAAGTTGAACTTTGATATTTTCTAAGGAACGTTCTAACTCTTCTGCACGTCCTTTATAAACTTTAAAGCTATCCTTGGCTCGTTCTTCCAACTCATCATACTGATTTAGTTTCAATAACTCTGCTAAAATTTCCTTGCGTTCAGCGGGACGTTTGAGCATAAATTCATCGGCTTTCCCTTGACGTAAGTAAGCAGAATTAATAAAAGTCTCATAATCTAGCTTAATATGTTCTAGAATTACATCCTGAGTGGCTTTTAAGCCCTTACCAGTTAAAGGACGAAACCCAGAAGGAGTTTCAATTTGAAATTCCAAAATGCTAGTTCCACCCCGCACTCGGTCACGAATTACCCGATAAGTTTGCTGACCACTTTGGAAAGTGAAATCCACCCGGACTTCTTTAGCTCCAGAATGAATCACATCATCTTCAACAGTCGCACGGCTTTCACCCCAAATTGCCCAAGTAATAGCTTCTAAAAGGGAAGATTTTCCTGCACCATTAGAACCACAAATACACGCCGTATGCAAGCCGCTAAAATCTAAAGCTGCATCACGGTAACTGAGAAAATTTTTAATGATAAGTTGAACTGGGATCATTCAGGCTATAGTGCCATATTTACAATTTTGATCATTAACAGTACAGATGCACTTAATTTTTAGTTTAGCCATCTAATTAGCTGGTTTCTAGTCTTGAAGACATCAACTTTACAAAATTTTACAATAGAAATAGGATTTTTTTGATATTTCCGGAAACAACAAGGAAAAAATATTTAATTTTTCAAATACACGTAACCTACCAAAATCCTCTCACGGTGGGCATTGCCCACCCTACAAGACCTAAAATTCTGCAAATATCATTGATGATTCCTCCAATAACTGCGACAGTTGGCAAAACGATCAGCATAATGATGTTAAGCTTCCCCGGTCTGAAGACGCGGGGATTTCTGAAGAGTCCATAAAAGAACTTTCGTAGGCTGACTTAAACAACCTCTACCTACTCCAATTAAGTCAAACTTAAATATCGCAGCTACTTTTCTGATTATGTTGACCGCACCGTTGCAATCTGCATTAATTTTTGTGCCGTCCTGAGAACGGTACAAACCCCGGCTAATTCTTTTCCCTGATTCTTTCCACCCTTCGGGTTTTGCACCAAATGTAGGTAGAAAATCATTATCTAGGAACGACGTTTTTGAGGTATAGGATTCTTCAGTTTCAACAAACTTGATACCGTATTGTTCACACAGTTGAGCAATGCGGTTTTTTAGTTTTGCAGTAGGGATTTGAACAAACTTTTGATTAGTTTTTGATCCAAGATTTATAGAGTCTTTTTGTCCAATATTCCAGCCAAAAACAACAGTACCAATTTTATGATCGATGCAATGGTTGATTACGATTCTAGCCGCCTTATTAGGTCGGGTGGGAAGGAGATATTACTATCCCCGAAACCCCCCTAGAAACCGTACATGAGACTTTCGCACTCATACGGCTTGAGCCTTACTTCTAGCCTTTAACTTGGATTTAAGAGTGTTCCTGTTTATGACACGTTTTGTGTAAGTGGACGAGGTTTTGGGTGTCATTCGTTCCCCCTTCCTTCACAGGAACTATGTGATGGGTTTCGATATCCTCTCCGTTGAAAAGGTAATCTCCGCAGACAGGGCATTTCCAACCTTGGTTTTTACCTACTTGATAGTATTTACTACCTTTTGCCCAATATTGTTCGCCTTGTTTATTTCTACGGTCTTCC
The window above is part of the Dolichospermum sp. DET69 genome. Proteins encoded here:
- a CDS encoding SMC family ATPase, whose product is MIPVQLIIKNFLSYRDAALDFSGLHTACICGSNGAGKSSLLEAITWAIWGESRATVEDDVIHSGAKEVRVDFTFQSGQQTYRVIRDRVRGGTSILEFQIETPSGFRPLTGKGLKATQDVILEHIKLDYETFINSAYLRQGKADEFMLKRPAERKEILAELLKLNQYDELEERAKDSFKVYKGRAEELERSLENIKVQLKERETTESQQAELEAQLNSLQQVQAFENIQLQSLQVIQNQRQNWEQQLNFVRQRYDHLSQDSDRLQQEQLAVKSQLTDLDKIINQQADIQTGYTQYQNLQSQEEIFAAKFEQHTRATNLKQQKQQQLYKQTQDLERQLQQAEAQLAALEQQEQEIAQTLSKSGDIETALSQLNNARQHLANLDQLQMQVTPLLQQRASLQTQLDRTHASLVARLEQMQATQKQLQNQHHRQPQLQQALIEIGTQIEELEKKRVYLQRVKDKGQERRHFLERLQAHQGDYERLLGELEQKLQMLQNPDANCPLCERPLDEHHWGKVVEKTQLEYQDTQGQFWVVREQIAVSDREIQVLRQEYREISQKLSGYDSLREQRGQLAAQLQATSDVQQQLLQIIAEKQQLEHSLETGNYTPEKQAEIQELDQYLQQLNYSEQDHALARNDMEKWRWAEIKQGQIKDALKRQRQLIARKPELTANIAQLQLQLQQGQTDSDCAKEIANLEQQIGEIAYSSEQHNYLRQGIRQGKGWQLRHQQLLSAQEQYPQLNNKWQDLGDSCQKIGKEREILTQQIDNIVKQLSDSANPATQINTLEQQLANRRRELDHKISQLGQLKQMSLQLATLQNQYEQDIQQLQTCKQQQRVYQELAQAFGKNGIQALMIENVLPQLEAEANQLLSRLSANQFHVQFITQKAGRSGKSSKKNAKLIDTLDILIADSRGTRSYETYSGGEAFRINFAIRLALAKLLAQRAGASLQLLVIDEGFGTQDVEGCDRLIAAINAISSDFACILTVTHMPHLKEAFQARIEVSKNQQGSQIQLLM